In Microbacterium sp. ABRD28, the genomic stretch TGGGCTACGCGCAGGTGCGGGTGACGATCTCCGGCACCGAGCACGAGGTCGTCGCCGATCGTGGCGGCGTGATCGACACCGTCCTCCCCGCGGCTCTCGAACCCGGATGGCAGACGGTGACGATGTCTGTCGAGGGCGGGGAGCCGATCGAGACGCGCCTGTTCATCGTCGCCCCCGAGGTGCGTTTCGGCGTGATCTCCGATGTCGACGACACCGTCATGGTGACCGCGCTCCCCCGGCCGCTGCTGGCGGCGTGGAACTCCTTCGTGGTGGATGAGCACGCCCGTCAGCCTGTCCCCGGAATGGCGGTGCTCGCCGAGCGACTGGTGCGCGACAACCCCGGCTCCCCCTTCGTGTACCTGTCCACCGGCGCGTGGAACATCGCCCCGACCCTCATGCGCTTCCTCCGCCGGCATGTCTACCCCACGGGCGCGATCCTCCTGACCGACTGGGGCCCCACGCACGACCGCTGGTTCCGAAGCGGCAAGGATCACAAGCTCGAGAACCTCCGGCGCCTGGGCCGCGAGTTCCCCGACGTCAAGTGGCTCCTCATCGGCGACGACGGTCAGCACGACGATGAGATCTACACCACCTTCACCAGCGAGAACCCCGACAACGTGATCGCCGTCGCCATCCGACGCCTCTCCCCTGCCGAGGCGGTCCTGGCCGGTGGGCGCACCGCGGTGAACGACCACTCCGCGGCGGCTGTGCCCTGGGTCACCGGCCGAGACGGCGCGGAGCTGCTGGACAGGCTGCAGGCGGTCGGCGTGGTCGTCTCCTGACGGCGGCACACCGCGGGGGTCGGAGGCCGGTCGTAGGCTGATCGCATGTGCGGACGCTTCGTGGTGGCAAACGTCGGCTCCGAGCTCGTCGGCGTGCTGCGTGTGGACGTCGAGAGCGACGATCTGCCTGCGCCGTCGTACAACATCGCGCCGACCTCGACCGTGGCGATCGTCCTCGACTCCCCGAAGACCGAGCCCCCCACCCGTCGTCTCGAACCGGCGCGCTGGGGTCTCGTGCCGGGGTGGGCGAAGGACGTCAAGGTCGGCGCTCGCGCGTTCAACGCCCGTTCCGAGGAGCTCGAGGACAAGCCGATGTTCCGCCAGGCGCTCGCCAAGCGCCGAGCCGTCGTCCCGGCGACCGGCTACTACGAGTGGAAGCAGGTGGACGGCGCCAAGATCCCCCACTACATCCATCCCGCCGGCGGCGAGCCGCTCTTCTTCGGCGGGCTCTATGAGTGGTGGAAGGATCCGTCGAAGCAGGACGATGACCCGGCGCGCTGGTTGCTGAGCTTCACGATCCTGACGAGGGATTCGATCGGCAGACTCGGATCGATCCACGACCGAATGCCCCTCTTCATGGATCCCGACCACGCCGACGCGTGGCTGGACCCGACGACCGAGAACGTCCGCGACGTGTTGGACGCAGCGATCGATGCGGCTCCCGCGGTCGCCGAGACGCTCGATGACCACGTCGTCGACCGGGCGGTGGGCAACGTCCGGAACAATGGTCCTCATCTCATCGAACCCGCCGACGGCGCGGCACCGACCGACGATGCGTCTTGAACGCGCGGAGTGGACAGCGCGCGAGCGCATCCACCGGGAGAGGGCAGACAGCCTGACGGCCGATCACCGGGCGCGCGCGCGGCGTGGTGAGAAGCATCCCGTCGAAGACTTCCTGTTCACCTACTACTCGTACAAGCCGGCGCTGCTGTCGCGGTGGCACCCCGGTGCGGGTGTCGACCTCGTCGATGCCGCCGGCGAGGCGCGTGCGGGCTGGCGCTGGTACGAACCGGGAGCGCACGCGGCGACCCTGCGGGTGGACGACGTCGGGTTCCGACGGTCGCGGGCCGGGCTGCTTCGCGGGATCGAGGGCCTCCTGCGCGCCACGCAGGGGCGTGCGCCGGTGTTCGGCTGCTTCGGCCTGCACGAGTGGGCCATGCTCTACCGCTCGTCTGAGCGGCGCCATGCGCTTCCGCTGCGTCTGGGATCGCGGGGAACGGACGAGGTGGTCGAGTCGCACGAGCTGCGCTGCACCCACTTCGATGCCTTCCGCTTCTTCACGCCGGACGCGGTCCCTCGAAATCGCGATCGGCTCGAACGGGCGAGTCAGAGCGAGTTCGAGCAACCCGGATGCCTCCATGGCGGCATGGATCTGTACAAATGGGCGATGAAGGCCGGCCCCCTGGTGCCGGGCGAGCTGCTCCTGGACTGCTTCGCGCTCGCCCGCGACACCAGAGCCCTCGACATGGCCGCCTCGCCCTACGACCTGCGTGACTGGGGATACGAGGCGGTCGAGGTAGAGACGCCGTCAGGCAAGGCGGCGTATGTCGGCCGGCAGCGCGACCTCAGCGACAGAGCGCAACAGCTGAGGTCGCGGCTGCGAGACGCCCTGCGGGCGGGAGATCACGAGACCGGCTCGCACGACGGACATGGAGACATGCCCCTGCCCTCCGCGGCGAGCAGCAGTCGCGCTTCGGCCACGCGTGTCGCCGCCTCGCTGAGACGCGCCTCGGAGAGCTGACCGGACGCGACGGCGGCCACGATGCCGTTCACGACGGCGGGAGCGGTGTCCGCCGTGGAGGAGACCACCGTGAGCACCATGTCGTTGCCCGCGGCCAGGGCCGTGACGGCATTCGTGACGGGGTCGAGGTAGGCGGGCTCCCCCGCCGCCTGCAGCATGCCGAGATCATCCGTGATCGCGATGCCGTCGAAGCCCAGTTCCTCCCGGGCGATCCGGTGCCACTCCGCCGACAGCGACGCCGGCAGCGGGTCGACGGCGGTATAGGACAGGTGACCGAACATGAGGAACTGCGCGCCGGCGTCGATCCCCGCAGCGAACGGGCGAGCGTCAGAGGCGGCCCATTCCGTTTTGGACATATCCGTGCGCGGAATCGTCGCGTGCGAATCGCCGGGCGCTGCTCCGTGCCCGGGGAAATGCTTGATGGTCGACAGGGCGGCCCCCGCCTCCCCGGCGACCGCCGCTCCCACGCGCTCCGCCGCACCACCGGGATCCGTCCCGAGCGCCCGGCGGAAGATGAACTCGCCCGGTGCCGGCGAGACGTCAGCGACGATGCCGAAGTTCACGCCGATCCCCACCCGCTGCAGAAGGGCAGCGCGGGCGGCGAAGGCCGCCGCGGTGTCGGCGGCGGGGGCGTTCTTCAGCGTCAGTGCTGCGGGCAGACTGTCCCACGGCAGCCGCGACACATCCCCGCCCTCCTGATCCACGGCGATCAACGCCGGAAAAGCGGGGTCCGCCGTCAACGCGGCGGTCACCTGCGCGAGCGACGCCTCGTCTGCGGGGATGTTCGCCCCCATGAGGATGAACCCGCCGATGCCGGTCTGCTCCATATATGTCCCGAGTTCACCCGGGTCGGTTCCCGGCACGTGACCCATGACGACGCTCGCCGCCTTCTCAGGGAGGGTCATCGCCTCGACCCGATCCGTGGCGAGACGAGCGAGGGTGTCAGAGGGTGCCGGCTCGATCGACACGCCGGCGGCGCCCACGGACCCGGCGGTTGAATCGTCCTCGGTGTCATCGGCGCCGGCCGGCCCGCCCGCAGCGACGGTGAGTCCCACAGCCAGCGCGAGTGCGGGCAGCGCACGTTCCCCCCGCACTCTGCGCCGACCTGTCACGCGGTCCAGCCTACGGCGCGGTGCCGCGGCGCGGCGGTCAGCCCGCCGGCCCCAACGGCACCCGCAGCAGCACATCGTCCCCTTCCCGGGGATCACCTCGCCCGTCGGTGTTGTTCGTCAGCACCCACAGGCTCCCGTCTCCGGTCGCGACCGCGTCGCGCAGGCGTCCGTATCCGTCGAGCACCACGATCGGCTCTCCCTCGGCACCCGCTCCCGACACATCGATCGCCCAGAGACGTTCGCCGCGGAGTCCGGTCATGAAGACGGTCTCGCCGACCGCCGCGATCCCACTCGGACTCGCCTCCGCCGTCGCCCACACCGCAACCGGATCGATGAACCTCTCATCCCCGGCCCGCCCCTCGACCTCCGGCCACCCGTAGTTGCCGCCCGCCTCGATGCGATTGAGCTCGTCCCAGGTGTTCTGGCCGAATTCGCTCGCCCACATCGCACCGTCGCCCGACCAGGTGATCCCCTGCACGTTCCGGTGCCCGAGGGAGTACACCGCCGTGCCGAACGGGTTGCCTCCCGCCGGGTCCCCGTCGGCCGTCAGCCGGAGGATCTTGCCGCCCAGCTGCGCCGGATCCTGGGCGGCGCGGACGTTCTGTGCGTCACCGGTGGTGACGTACAGCAGCCCGTCGGGGCCGAAGGCGATGCGCCCGCCGTTGTGCGTGTTCGCTCTCGGAATACCCGCGAAGACCGTCTCCACCGAGCCGAGCCGCCAGCCGTCCGCGGTGAAGGTCAGCGGTGCCCGGACGACCCGGTTGTCATCCGCGGCGCCGTGATAGGCGTACAGCCAGTGTCGCTCGCCGTCGACGAGCACGGCCAGGCCGTGCAAGCCCGACTCGCCGCCGGACACCACGCCCTCGATCCGTCCGAGCTCACCCACGCGGCCGTCGGGGCTGACGACTCGGATGACGCCGCTGTCGCGCTCGGACACCGCCAACGCACCGTCGGGCAGCGCGGCCACGGCCCACGGCGCGGTCAGCCCGCTCGCGACCGTGACGACCCCCTCCGCGACCCGCCAGTGGCCGGTGAAGGCGGGCGGTGACGGAGAGGGATCCGTGCGCGGCGCGACAGGTTCCACGGTGCCCGGATCGCTCGTGGGGGCATTCGCCGGGCTCTGCGCGCACCCCGCGAGGCCCAGCACCAGAGTCAGAACGCCGACGACGCACACCCCTGACCAACGACGGGACGTGCGCCCCGCCCTCAGCGGAGGGCACCGGTCGATCGACGTCATCCGGCAGTCTCCGTCCTAGCCGCCGCCGATGCCGCCGGACCCTCCGTCGCGGCGCTGGTCGATCGGAGATGCGTTGATGACGCCCGGGTCAGCCCCTCCCGGCCGTGCACGACGGGTTTCGTAGGTCTCCGGCTCCGGCCGGAACGTGCGCACCAGTCGCTGCCAGAGAGATCGCTTCGCTGCCGTCATCATCACTCCGTCCGTCGCGACCCGGGAACTCCACCCACCTCGGAGTCTAAGCGGCTCCTGCGCGTCGTGGCCGGACCGCAGCAGAAGGTCACGGTACCGTCGAAGGGGCGAGAGGGGGCCGAATGGGCGAGCGGAGACAGCGCACGAAGCCGATGGTGCGGGTGCCACGGCATGGGTACGCGTTCGTGACGATCACGGCGCGCGATGCCAACGGATTCGTCCACCACTTCGACGAGATCGAGACACCGTTGGCCTCGCTCCGCGAGGCGGTCGCGGTCATGCAACTGCAATCGACGGCGACCGAGGCTGCTCACGACGCCGTGCGCGGCGCCTGATCGTTCAGCGCTCTCGCGGCGACGACCGCATCCACGGCGTCGACGAGGTCGGGATGGGAGAACTCGTATCCCGCGCCGGTGAGAACACCTGGCAACACCCACCGGCTCTTCAGGATCAGCTCCGGCTCGGTCCGCAACAGCCACATGGCGGGCTCCAGCATCCATCTCCACGATGCAAGCCCCAGCGGCATGCCGACGGCGCGACGGAGGGTGCGCATGAGTTCGGCGTTGTCGCTCGGGTGCGGACTGGACAGATTCACCGGACCCTCGAGGTCGTCGCGATCGATGAGGAATCGGATGGCACCGATGACGTCGTCGAGGTGGATCCAGCTGAACTTCTGTCGACCTCGCGTGCGGTACACCGGCGGCCCGACGTCAGGACCGGACGGGTCGGCGCCGATCCCGCGATACCGTCTGTGCGGGAACCAGGGCCCGTCGTGCTGGGGACCGCCGAGGCCGACGCGAGCGAGGGTGAGCAGCAGTCCCGTCGCGGGTCCGTCGCCGAGCACGATGGCCATCCGAAGCGCGATACGGCGGGTCGTGGGGAGATCGCCCGCGAAGAACTCCCGTTCCCAGTCCCGGGCGACGTCCACGGAGAACCCTTCGCCGAACCGGCCGTCCTCCTCGGTGTGGGGCCGATCCATCGCGTGGGCGTAGATCGTCGCGGTCGACGAGTTGAGCCAGACCCGCGGCGGGCGTGAGGCCGCCGCGATCGCGTCCCGCAGCGCCGCGGTCGTGTGTACACGGGACCGGAGGATCTCGTCGCGATTGGCATCGGTGTACCGGCAGTTGACGCTCTTCCCTGCCATGTTCACGACGACGTCGGCCCCGTCCACCGCGGCGGCGATGCGGGCCGGGTCGTGCCAGGAGACCGCTTCGCGTCGGCCGATGCGGACCACGTCGTAGCCGTCTGCCGCGAGAGCCTCGGACACGGCAGCACCGAGGAAGCCGCTCGCGCCGGCGACGACTGCCCGGGGCATCCGATCTCCCCTCGCGGTCATGATGACACCGTCCTACGACGAAGCCCCCGATCTCTCGGGGGCTTGTTCGGTGGACCTGAGGGGACTCGAACCCCTGACCCCCTGCATGCCATGCAGGTGCGCTACCAGCTGCGCCACAGGCCCGGATGTCGCCTCACGAGGCAACCCCACAAGATTACTACATCGTCAGGCGTGCCTCGAACCACTCGCGGCGTCCGTCTCCCCGGCGTGTGCGGGGAGCTCGATCGGGACGACCGGGCAGTCCTTCCACAGCCGCTCGAGCCCGTAGAAGACCCGCTCCTCTTCGTGGAAGACGTGGACCACGAGGTCTCCGAAGTCCAGCAGCACCCAGCGCGCCTCCTGGCGCCCTTCGCGGCGGAGCCGCTTGTGCCCCGCCTCGAGCAGCTTCTGCTCGACCTCGTCGGCGATGGCGGCGACATTGCGCTCGCTGCGTCCCGTTGCGAGGAGGAAGACGTCGACGAGAGGCAACGGCTCCGAGACGTCGAGGGCGACGAGATCTTCGGCCCCCTTCGCATCCGCGGCGGCGGCGGCGATCTGCAGCATCTCTCGAGACGATTCCGTAGCCGTCATGCGAAAACCCCGCTGACGAAGGCGAGGATGAGCACCGCCGCCAGCGCAAGCGCGAGGGCACCGGCGGTGATGGCCAGGGCGATCATCAGGCGACTGCCCTTCTCGGGTGCCGGCGGCTGGATGATCTCGCCCGGAAGCTTCACCGTGCTGATCGCGGCGCTGGCGGCGATCGGAGTCGGGGACGAATGCGCGGGGAGCTCGCCGTCCACGAGCACGGCGTCGACGTCTTTTCCGTCGGCGGCACCCGGCGCATGTCCGGTGGAGCCGAGCCCGTCGGGCAGATTCAGCATGCCCGTGATGATGACCTCGCCGGTGGCGTTCACCGGTGCCATGATCTGCGGAGACGGCGTCTGCGAGACGATCAGGGCGTGCGGCGTGCTCGACGTCGACGCCGGTGCCCGGGTGAGGAGCTGATCGAACGACG encodes the following:
- a CDS encoding phosphatase domain-containing protein, which codes for MSETTPSPGAKVLWLARLEYRFHAWRERRARRRGQRPTVAPFPGYGGVDWVRVLGRVLIVPPARTTESGEYAGVRGWRSFASVPVGYAQVRVTISGTEHEVVADRGGVIDTVLPAALEPGWQTVTMSVEGGEPIETRLFIVAPEVRFGVISDVDDTVMVTALPRPLLAAWNSFVVDEHARQPVPGMAVLAERLVRDNPGSPFVYLSTGAWNIAPTLMRFLRRHVYPTGAILLTDWGPTHDRWFRSGKDHKLENLRRLGREFPDVKWLLIGDDGQHDDEIYTTFTSENPDNVIAVAIRRLSPAEAVLAGGRTAVNDHSAAAVPWVTGRDGAELLDRLQAVGVVVS
- a CDS encoding SOS response-associated peptidase produces the protein MCGRFVVANVGSELVGVLRVDVESDDLPAPSYNIAPTSTVAIVLDSPKTEPPTRRLEPARWGLVPGWAKDVKVGARAFNARSEELEDKPMFRQALAKRRAVVPATGYYEWKQVDGAKIPHYIHPAGGEPLFFGGLYEWWKDPSKQDDDPARWLLSFTILTRDSIGRLGSIHDRMPLFMDPDHADAWLDPTTENVRDVLDAAIDAAPAVAETLDDHVVDRAVGNVRNNGPHLIEPADGAAPTDDAS
- a CDS encoding 3-methyladenine DNA glycosylase, with the protein product MRLERAEWTARERIHRERADSLTADHRARARRGEKHPVEDFLFTYYSYKPALLSRWHPGAGVDLVDAAGEARAGWRWYEPGAHAATLRVDDVGFRRSRAGLLRGIEGLLRATQGRAPVFGCFGLHEWAMLYRSSERRHALPLRLGSRGTDEVVESHELRCTHFDAFRFFTPDAVPRNRDRLERASQSEFEQPGCLHGGMDLYKWAMKAGPLVPGELLLDCFALARDTRALDMAASPYDLRDWGYEAVEVETPSGKAAYVGRQRDLSDRAQQLRSRLRDALRAGDHETGSHDGHGDMPLPSAASSSRASATRVAASLRRASES
- a CDS encoding glycoside hydrolase family 3 N-terminal domain-containing protein, whose protein sequence is MTGRRRVRGERALPALALAVGLTVAAGGPAGADDTEDDSTAGSVGAAGVSIEPAPSDTLARLATDRVEAMTLPEKAASVVMGHVPGTDPGELGTYMEQTGIGGFILMGANIPADEASLAQVTAALTADPAFPALIAVDQEGGDVSRLPWDSLPAALTLKNAPAADTAAAFAARAALLQRVGIGVNFGIVADVSPAPGEFIFRRALGTDPGGAAERVGAAVAGEAGAALSTIKHFPGHGAAPGDSHATIPRTDMSKTEWAASDARPFAAGIDAGAQFLMFGHLSYTAVDPLPASLSAEWHRIAREELGFDGIAITDDLGMLQAAGEPAYLDPVTNAVTALAAGNDMVLTVVSSTADTAPAVVNGIVAAVASGQLSEARLSEAATRVAEARLLLAAEGRGMSPCPSCEPVS
- a CDS encoding PQQ-dependent sugar dehydrogenase; the encoded protein is MTSIDRCPPLRAGRTSRRWSGVCVVGVLTLVLGLAGCAQSPANAPTSDPGTVEPVAPRTDPSPSPPAFTGHWRVAEGVVTVASGLTAPWAVAALPDGALAVSERDSGVIRVVSPDGRVGELGRIEGVVSGGESGLHGLAVLVDGERHWLYAYHGAADDNRVVRAPLTFTADGWRLGSVETVFAGIPRANTHNGGRIAFGPDGLLYVTTGDAQNVRAAQDPAQLGGKILRLTADGDPAGGNPFGTAVYSLGHRNVQGITWSGDGAMWASEFGQNTWDELNRIEAGGNYGWPEVEGRAGDERFIDPVAVWATAEASPSGIAAVGETVFMTGLRGERLWAIDVSGAGAEGEPIVVLDGYGRLRDAVATGDGSLWVLTNNTDGRGDPREGDDVLLRVPLGPAG
- a CDS encoding DUF1731 domain-containing protein, translated to MTARGDRMPRAVVAGASGFLGAAVSEALAADGYDVVRIGRREAVSWHDPARIAAAVDGADVVVNMAGKSVNCRYTDANRDEILRSRVHTTAALRDAIAAASRPPRVWLNSSTATIYAHAMDRPHTEEDGRFGEGFSVDVARDWEREFFAGDLPTTRRIALRMAIVLGDGPATGLLLTLARVGLGGPQHDGPWFPHRRYRGIGADPSGPDVGPPVYRTRGRQKFSWIHLDDVIGAIRFLIDRDDLEGPVNLSSPHPSDNAELMRTLRRAVGMPLGLASWRWMLEPAMWLLRTEPELILKSRWVLPGVLTGAGYEFSHPDLVDAVDAVVAARALNDQAPRTAS
- the rsfS gene encoding ribosome silencing factor encodes the protein MTATESSREMLQIAAAAADAKGAEDLVALDVSEPLPLVDVFLLATGRSERNVAAIADEVEQKLLEAGHKRLRREGRQEARWVLLDFGDLVVHVFHEEERVFYGLERLWKDCPVVPIELPAHAGETDAASGSRHA